A genomic segment from Desulfovibrio legallii encodes:
- a CDS encoding (deoxy)nucleoside triphosphate pyrophosphohydrolase, producing the protein MRQIAVAAGIVWRGGLFLAAQRPEGKPLAGYWEFPGGKVEAGERPEQALRRELAEELGIGVRQAALWRTVEHCYAERGLQVRLHFFHVTAFSGEPCPEEGQQLRWISPAEAAELDFLPADAGVLRQLAQPE; encoded by the coding sequence ATGCGGCAGATTGCGGTGGCGGCGGGCATAGTCTGGCGGGGTGGGCTGTTTCTGGCGGCGCAGCGGCCGGAGGGCAAGCCCCTGGCGGGTTACTGGGAGTTCCCCGGCGGCAAGGTGGAGGCTGGGGAGCGTCCGGAGCAGGCTTTGCGGCGGGAACTGGCCGAGGAGCTGGGCATCGGCGTGCGCCAGGCCGCCTTGTGGCGCACGGTGGAGCACTGTTATGCGGAGCGCGGCCTGCAGGTGCGGCTGCACTTTTTTCATGTGACGGCCTTCAGCGGCGAGCCCTGCCCTGAAGAGGGGCAGCAGTTGCGCTGGATCAGCCCGGCGGAGGCGGCCGAGCTGGATTTTCTGCCTGCGGATGCGGGCGTGCTGCGGCAATTGGCGCAGCCGGAGTAG